From a region of the Mercurialis annua linkage group LG1-X, ddMerAnnu1.2, whole genome shotgun sequence genome:
- the LOC126665804 gene encoding RING-H2 finger protein ATL51-like, translated as MFDFLQSTNGEDQHHGLKLNPILIGILGILCGAIIVGTIHCIAIGCHASQSQNPGNNSRERNSTRTRRSNNSTTSTMTMMTIPACTSRYSKEQYCNEEEICSVCLCEFNEGEQIRLLPECLHLFHVTCIDIWLNSHSNCPLCRADTVPPENVVVVAMPDSGVIPP; from the coding sequence ATGTTCGACTTTCTTCAATCCACGAATGGAGAAGATCAACACCATGGGCTCAAATTAAACCCGATCCTCATCGGCATTCTTGGAATTCTATGCGGAGCCATAATAGTCGGAACCATCCATTGCATTGCCATTGGCTGCCATGCAAGCCAAAGCCAAAATCCTGGAAATAACAGCCGAGAAAGAAATAGTACTAGAACCAGAAGGAGTAACAATTCAACGACGTCGACGATGACGATGATGACAATTCCGGCATGTACTAGTAGATACAGCAAGGAACAATATTGCAATGAAGAAGAAATTTGCTCAGTTTGTTTATGTGAATTCAATGAAGGTGAACAAATTCGTTTATTGCCTGAATGTTTACACTTGTTTCATGTTACTTGTATTGACATATGGCTAAATTCACACTCGAATTGCCCGCTTTGTCGGGCGGACACTGTGCCTCCGGAGAATGTTGTTGTCGTAGCGATGCCAGATTCCGGTGTGATTCCGCCATAG